The following are from one region of the Bactrocera oleae isolate idBacOlea1 chromosome 6, idBacOlea1, whole genome shotgun sequence genome:
- the LOC106623599 gene encoding ras-GEF domain-containing family member 1B: MPNNVIKNSSASSTSNGRSSSSNNSSSSSANANSAKSINSHKNETKALSAASSAMSTFVGSSNTLPDKSVIIKQSNNNERIASHRRDGSNITGIQRPPYRKLQYINPQTHFRNATASTEALGDATLNDSRSDVLVYSEDGHLVSASLEALITHMVPTSDYYPEENFIFAFLLSARLYVRPHELLAQISQTWERQQQQQQELKQQHNLQQGVDVVDEAHFSHLAVAASASPLMQRKAANSAVLLPPTVGHNEVNVIVEGHLKQRTAIQLSAQNCIRLLAEWIETFPYDFRDERLMQQVRILARKCVYIDNALGRRVSRILQLLVHRLTVLEQYEATLQAMAATDLNTVGNNQQQLPHYNTSAAASTTAGTQSGTHNSLVGCVKSHTLHTTSITEANKPTTITNNSNSLGSVAVAAVAAAIDGNSAHEVHGIMDICPSCAQLAHQLTAIELERLSHIGPEEFVQAFAKEYQHTIDGKSTAITTTSSGKNAASVDSTTLNDMKKTRNLESYVEWFNRLSYLTASEIVKYPKKKQRVRIIEYWIETARECFNIGNFNSLMAIIAGLNLAPISRLKKTWSKVQSAKFSVLEHQMDPTSNFNSYRSTLKAAMWRSEGATEERERIIIPFFSLFVKDLYFLNEGCSNRLPNNHINFEKCSQLAKQVMEFNEWKKVTCPFEQLPNVIAYLQTSSVLNENTLSMSSFECEPPENTEEKGRYKTVKAETKQQLLHQLQEQQHQHQP; this comes from the exons ATGCCTAATAACGTTATAAAAAATAGCAGCGCCAGCAGTACCAGTAATgggcgcagcagcagcagcaacaatagtaGCAGCAGTAGTGCCAATGCAAATTCAGCAAAGTCAATTAATAGCCATAAAAATGAGACAAAAGCCTTGTCTGCCGCCTCGTCTGCAATGTCTACTTTTGTAGGATCATCCAACACACTGCCAGACAAAAGCGTTATAATTAAACAATCAAACAACAACGAACGCATTGCTTCACATCGGCGTGATGGTTCCAATATTACTGGTATACAGCGACCACCATATCGTAAGTTACAATATATAAACCCACAGACGCATTTTCGCAATGCTACAGCATCAACAGAAGCCTTAGGAGATGCGACGCTAAATGACAGTCGTAGTGATGTGCTTGTGTACTCAGAAGATGGCCATCTGGTCTCGGCTAGTTTAGAGGCGCTCATCACACATATGGTGCCCACAAGCGATTACTACCCAGAAGAAAATTTCATATTCGCATTTTTACTTAGCGCACGCCTATATGTGAGGCCGCATGAATTACTTGCACAAATATCACAAACCTGGGAGcgtcagcagcaacaacagcaggaACTGAAACAGCAACATAATCTACAACAAGGCGTGGACGTCGTCGACGAGGCACATTTCAGCCATTTGGCCGTCGCTGCCTCAGCATCGCCGTTAATGCAGCGTAAAGCTGCGAATAGTGCCGTTTTATTGCCACCAACAGTTGGCCATAATGAGGTAAACGTAATTGTGGAGGGCCACCTCAAACAGCGTACAGCCATACAGTTGAGTGCCCAGAATTGCATACGTTTGCTTGCCGAATGGATTGAGACATTTCCATACGATTTTCGAGATGAACGCCTAATGCAGCAGGTGCGCATATTGGCGCGGAAATGTGTCTACATTGATAATGCGCTCGGCAGGCGAGTGTCAAGAATTTTACAATTGCTTGTACATCGCCTCACCGTGCTGGAACAATATGAGGCGACATTGCAAGCAATGGCAGCTACTGATCTCAACACGGTGGGCAATAATCAGCAACAACTACCGCACTACAACACATCGGCAGCGGCGTCCACTACAGCTGGCACTCAAAGCGGCACGCACAATTCGCTAGTGGGTTGTGTAAAAAGTCATACACTGCACACAACCAGCATAACAGAGGCAAACAAACCAACCACAATCACAAACAATTCAAACTCATTAGGCTCTGTGGCCGTAGCAGCTGTAGCAGCGGCCATAGATGGCAATAGTGCGCATGAAGTGCACGGCATTATGGACATATGTCCAAGTTGTGCGCAGTTGGCGCATCAGCTGACCGCCATTGAACTGGAGCGGCTGTCACACATTGGTCCCGAAGAGTTTGTGCAAGCTTTCGCCAAGGAATATCAACATACTATTGATGGCAAGTCAACAGCAATTACAACAACTAGCAGTGGAAAGAATGCGGCGAGCGTTGACTCCACGACGCTGAATGATATGAAGAAAACGCGCAACCTAGAATCGTACGTGGAGTGGTTTAACCGGCTGAGTTACCTGACGGCATCGGAGATTGTAAAG TATCCGAAGAAAAAGCAGCGTGTACGCATAATCGAATACTGGATAGAAACCGCGCGGGAGTGTTTCAATATTGGCAACTTTAACAGTTTAATGGCGATTATAGCTGGCTTAAATCTAGCGCCCATTTCAAGGCTTAAGAAAACA tgGTCGAAAGTGCAATCTGCAAAATTCTCTGTGCTGGAACATCAAATGGATCCTACATCGAATTTCAATAGCTATCGCTCAACACTTAAGGCAGCCATGTGGCGTTCGGAAGGCGCTACGGAGGAACGTGAACGCATAATCATTCCATTTTTTAGTTTATTCGTTAAGGATTTATACTTTTTGAACGAGGGCTGTTCCAATCG TTTGCCAAACAATCAtatcaattttgaaaaatgctcACAACTCGCCAAACAGGTGATGGAGTTCAACGAATGGAAAAAGGTCACTTGCCCATTTGAGCAATTACCAAATGTGATTGCATATTTGCAGACCAGTagtgttttaaatgaaaacacATTGTCGATGTCGTCATTCGAATGTGAACCACCCGAAAATACCGAGGAGAAGGGGCGATACAAAACGGTTAAAGCC